GCCATGGTTATGCTGGCATTGTTGATTATTCCGATAACTTTTTTCCAAAAATATCAAGCAAAAGAATTGGAGAGCTAGCAGTGAGAAAGAGTCGTTTAACTTTTTCAAATTATGTGCTGGCTTTTGGCTTGTTATTTCTTTATCTGCCAATGGTGCTGTTAATAATTTACTCTTTTAATGAGTCTAAGTTAGTTACAGTATGGGCTGGCTTTTCCACAAAGTGGTATTTGGAGCTATTCAGTGATCGACAGTTAATAGCAGCAGTATGGATGAGCTTGCGCATAGCTTTTATGTCAGCCTGTATGGCGGTCGTGCTGGGTACCATGGCCGCTTATATTATCGTGCGGTATCGGCGGTTTAAAGGGAAAACTGCATTTAGCAGTATGATCACAGCACCCTTGGTTATGCCAGATGTGATTACTGGCTTATCGCTGCTATTATTGTTCGTTGCAATGTCACAGGCATTTGGTTGGCCTGCCGAGAGAGGCATGTTGACCATCTGGATTGCTCATGTCACTTTTTGTACAGCTTATGTGGCTGTAGTGGTCTCATCGCGACTGAAAGAAATGGATACTTCGTTGGAAGAGGCCGCAATGGATCTTGGAGCATCGCCACTTAAAACTTTTTTTCTTATTACTGTTCCAGTGATTGCTCCAGCACTATTATCGGGTTGGCTGATAGCATTCACTTTGTCGCTGGATGACCTAGTTATTGCAAGCTTTGTATCTGGGCCGAGTGCTACAACACTGCCAATGGTTGTGTTCTCTTCAGTACGTTTAGGTGTGAGCCCTAAAATCAATGCTCTTGCTACATTGATTATCTTGATTGTTTCTTTGGTAGCTTTTATGGCTTGGTGGTTTGCTAGGAAAGCAGAGCTTAAGCAACGACAACAGTTATAGTTACCTGTCCCTAGTACTTCATAAAGTTAATCCCTGTTTCAATTACGGGCTTTACCTAAATAGTCAGGTAGAAGTCCGTAAGGTATTCCATAGTTTTTTAGTTCACGCTAATAAAATGCGTTAATCAATGTCCAAAGCATATGGCTTTTAGTTTATGGACTTATTGTTTGTGGACTTATTATTTATGGAGTAA
This genomic window from Spartinivicinus poritis contains:
- a CDS encoding ABC transporter permease subunit codes for the protein MVLLIIYSFNESKLVTVWAGFSTKWYLELFSDRQLIAAVWMSLRIAFMSACMAVVLGTMAAYIIVRYRRFKGKTAFSSMITAPLVMPDVITGLSLLLLFVAMSQAFGWPAERGMLTIWIAHVTFCTAYVAVVVSSRLKEMDTSLEEAAMDLGASPLKTFFLITVPVIAPALLSGWLIAFTLSLDDLVIASFVSGPSATTLPMVVFSSVRLGVSPKINALATLIILIVSLVAFMAWWFARKAELKQRQQL